A single genomic interval of Cucumis sativus cultivar 9930 chromosome 5, Cucumber_9930_V3, whole genome shotgun sequence harbors:
- the LOC101213766 gene encoding heavy metal-associated isoprenylated plant protein 39 isoform X3, with protein MRKVVVQLDVHDDKGKRKALKSVSVLQGIESIAMDIKDKKLTVIGDVDSVDVVAKVRKHWPNAEIVGPAKEEKKAPQDTKPKEKGESGKIETFLHCTKAMAVFLLDIVTAVCVV; from the exons AAAGTTGTGGTGCAATTGGACGTACATGATGATAAAGGGAAACGAAAGGCCTTAAAATCTGTCTCTGTCCTTCAAG GAATTGAATCGATCGCCATGGACATAAAGGACAAGAAGCTAACAGTAATTGGGGATGTGGATTCAGTTGATGTAGTTGCAAAGGTTCGAAAGCATTGGCCGAACGCCGAAATCGTCGGCCCGgcgaaagaagagaagaaggcACCACAAGATACAAAGCCAAAGGAAAAGGGTGAAAGTGGTAAAATTGAAACCTTCTTACATTGTACAAAAGCTATGGCTGTATTCCTACTGGATATCGTAACTGCGGTGTGTGTAGTGTAG
- the LOC101213766 gene encoding heavy metal-associated isoprenylated plant protein 39 isoform X2: MRKVVVQLDVHDDKGKRKALKSVSVLQGIESIAMDIKDKKLTVIGDVDSVDVVAKVRKHWPNAEIVGPAKEEKKAPQDTKPKEKGESGKIETFLHCTKAMAVFLLDIVTAVCVV, from the exons atgaGG AAAGTTGTGGTGCAATTGGACGTACATGATGATAAAGGGAAACGAAAGGCCTTAAAATCTGTCTCTGTCCTTCAAG GAATTGAATCGATCGCCATGGACATAAAGGACAAGAAGCTAACAGTAATTGGGGATGTGGATTCAGTTGATGTAGTTGCAAAGGTTCGAAAGCATTGGCCGAACGCCGAAATCGTCGGCCCGgcgaaagaagagaagaaggcACCACAAGATACAAAGCCAAAGGAAAAGGGTGAAAGTGGTAAAATTGAAACCTTCTTACATTGTACAAAAGCTATGGCTGTATTCCTACTGGATATCGTAACTGCGGTGTGTGTAGTGTAG
- the LOC101213360 gene encoding endoglucanase — MKSGRLVIWSTWILYNVFFTTSDRAADLDRTFNYSDALGKAVLFFEGQRSGKLPVTQRVKWRGNSALSDGSYENVNLVGGYYDAGDNVKFGWPMAFTLTLLSWTTVEYEKEIASVMQLEHLRSSVRWGTDFILRAHVSPTTLYTQVGDANGDHQCWERPEDMDTPRTLYKITPNSPGTEAAAEAAAALAAASILFNRVDANYSRRLLQHSKSLFQFADKFRGSYSASCPFYCSYSGYQDELLWAAAWLYKASGNMKYLRYVLSNQWWSQPTSEFSWDNKFVGAQILLTKEFYKGKKNLSKFKNDVETFICKLMPDDGGSSKISRTPGGLLFLRDNSNLQYTSSSSMVLFMYSRLLNQAHIHGIHCGSKYFSSSQIKTFAKSQVDYILGKNPLKMSYMVGFGNKYPSQLHHRASSIPSTKVLSTKVGCNDGRSSYFYSNGPNPNTHIGSIVGGPYLNDEFSDLRSDYSHSEPTTYMNAAFVGSVAALVV, encoded by the exons ATGAAGTCAGGTCGGTTAGTAATTTGGAGTACTTGGATTCTTTATAATGTCTTCTTTACCACCTCTGATAGGGCTGCAGATCTCGATCGAACCTTCAACTATAGTGATGCCCTTGGCAAAGCTGTGTTGTTCTTTGAGGGACAACGGTCAGGGAAGTTGCCTGTGACGCAACGAGTCAAGTGGCGGGGCAATTCTGCACTCTCTGATGGGAGCTATGAAAAT GTGAATTTGGTGGGAGGCTACTACGATGCTGGCGACAATGTGAAGTTCGGGTGGCCCATGGCGTTTACCCTGACATTGTTGAGTTGGACCACCgtggaatatgaaaaagagATAGCATCTGTGATGCAGTTGGAACACCTCCGGAGCTCAGTCCGGTGGGGCACCGACTTCATTTTACGAGCTCATGTTTCACCTACCACACTCTATACTCAG GTAGGAGATGCAAATGGTGATCATCAATGTTGGGAGCGGCCGGAGGACATGGACACCCCTCGAACGCTGTACAAGATAACGCCTAATTCACCCGGCACCGAAGCTGCCGCCGAGGCTGCAGCTGCACTCGCTGCTGCTTCCATCTTGTTCAACCGTGTCGATGCTAATTACTCCAGAAGGCTTCTTCAACACTCAAAATCT CTCTTTCAGTTTGCTGACAAGTTTAGAGGATCTTACTCTGCTTCTTGTCCATTCTATTGTTCTTATTCTGGATATCAG GATGAGTTGTTGTGGGCAGCTGCTTGGTTGTATAAAGCAAGtggaaatatgaaatatttgagGTATGTTTTAAGCAATCAATGGTGGAGTCAACCCACATCCGAGTTTAGTTGGGACAACAAATTTGTTGGAGCTCAAATACTATTAACAAAG GAATTCtacaaaggaaagaaaaacttgagcAAGTTTAAGAACGATGTTGAAACGTTCATATGCAAACTTATGCCTGATGATGGTGGCTCTTCCAAGATTTCGCGAACACCTG GTGGACTTCTTTTCCTAAGAGATAATAGTAATTTGCAATATACATCAAGCTCGTCCATGGTGCTTTTCATGTATTCTAGACTCTTAAACCAAGCTCATATCCATGGAATTCACTGTGgatccaaatatttttcttcttctcaaatcAAAACCTTTGCCAAATCACAG GTGGATTATATATTGGGGAAAAATCCGTTGAAGATGTCATACATGGTAGGATTTGGCAACAAATATCCATCACAATTGCATCATAGAGCCTCATCCATCCCTTCAACAAAAGTGCTCTCAACAAAGGTTGGTTGTAACGATGGTCGCTCAAgctatttttattcaaatggTCCGAATCCCAACACACATATTGGTTCTATAGTAGGAGGTCCTTATTTAAACGATGAATTCAGCGATTTGAGATCGGACTACTCTCATTCCGAGCCTACTACTTATATGAATGCTGCTTTTGTTGGTTCGGTAGCTGCACTAGTTGTGTAA
- the LOC101213287 gene encoding DET1- and DDB1-associated protein 1 isoform X1 has translation MGSMLGDLPSYDPHNFSQLRPSDPSTPSKMIPATYHPTHSRTLPPPDQVINTEAKNILIRHIYQHTEEKSRTKRPAAEHPMPEHGSKQPRASTTNTSN, from the exons ATGGGGTCTATGCTCGGTGACCTGCCGTCATATGACCCTCACAACTTCAGCCAACTCCGACCCTCTGATCCTTCAACTCCTTCT aAGATGATTCCTGCAACCTATCATCCAACCCACAGTAGGACCCTTCCCCCACCAGATCAAG TTATAAATACTGAGGCCAAAAATATACTTATACGACACATTTATCAGCATACAGAAGAAAAG TCAAGAACAAAGAGACCTGCAGCCGAGCATCCCATGCCCGAGCACGGAAGCAAGCAACCAAGAGCATCTACTACCAACACTTCAAATTGA
- the LOC101213596 gene encoding meiotic recombination protein SPO11-2: MEPAGLFESSMRFFSDQELCYADILTPQEVVARIQVAVLNFLRILNSSSPAISNLPLIDRRSSNSRVSQGILTDDSWIFLSHSFCTRSLMRPNASKAFVRVWKLMEMCSQILIQDKKVTQRELFYKLLCDSPVYFSTQLHVNRTIQDVVALLQCSRYSLGIMASSRGLVAGRLLLQEPEQEVVDCTACGSSGYPISGDLDLLQTLTLKTDARYIIVIEKHAIFQRLADDRVFNRIPSILITAKGYPDLATRYFLHKICKTFSHLPMFGLVDWNPAGLAILCTFKYGSIGMGLEAYRYACNVKWLGVRGDDLQLIPQESLVPLKPRDLQIAKSLLSSKILQENYRQELTLMVERGQKAELEALYHNGFDYLEKYIVKKIIQFSYI; encoded by the exons ATGGAGCCGGCAGGTTTATTCGAATCCTCCATGAGATTTTTCTCTGATCAAGAACTCTGCTATGCTGATATTCTCACTCCTCAAGAG GTCGTGGCTAGAATTCAAGTAGCTGTCCTCAATTTTCTCAGAATTCTCAACTCCTCCTCTCCAGCCATCTCAAATCTTCCTCTG ATTGATCGAAGATCGAGCAATAGCCGAGTGAGTCAAGGAATTTTGACAGATGATTCGTGGATATTCCTTTCGCATTCCTTTTGTACGAGGTCTTTGATGAGACCCAACGCCTCTAAGGCTTTTGTCAGAG TTTGGAAGCTGATGGAGATGTGCTCTCAGATTCTGATTCAGGATAAGAAAGTGACGCAGAGGGAGCTTTTCTATAAGCTGCTCTGTGATTCACCGGTTTATTTTTCGACTCAGTTGCATGTCAATAGGACAATTCAAG ATGTTGTAGCCTTACTTCAATGTAGCCGTTACAGCCTTGGAATTATGGCATCTAGTAGGGGACTTGTCGCCGGCCGTCTACTGTTGCAG GAGCCTGAGCAAGAAGTTGTGGACTGCACTGCCTGTGGGTCTTCTGGATATCCCATTTCAGGTGACTTGGACTTGCTGCAGACGTTGACTCTGAAGACTGACGCTCGTTACATAATTGTAATCGAAAAg CATGCGATATTCCAACGTTTGGCAGATGATCGCGTTTTCAATCGCATTCCTAGTATTCTTATCACAGCCAAAGGATATCCAGACTTAGCCACAAG GTACTTTCTTcacaaaatttgcaaaacGTTTTCGCATCTGCCAATGTTCGGCCTTGTTGATTG GAACCCTGCGGGATTGGCCATTTTATGCACCTTCAAATACGGAAGTATAGGGATGGGCTTGGAGGCATACAGATATG CTTGCAATGTTAAATGGTTGGGAGTACGAGGAGATGATTTACAACTGATACCACAAGAATCTCTGGTTCCACTCAAGCCCCGGGACCTACAAATTGCCAAAAGCTTGCTGTCCTCAAAAATATTACAG GAGAACTATCGACAAGAGCTGACATTAATGGTTGAGAGAGGGCAAAAGGCTGAACTTGAAGCTTTGTACCACAATGGATTCGATTACTTGGAGAAGTACATAGTCAAAAAGATTATTCAATTTAGTTACATCTGA
- the LOC101213045 gene encoding G patch domain-containing protein 4 isoform X2: MAAPEAPVCYVGVARQSAAFRLMKQMGWEEGEGLGKDKQGIKGHVRVKNKQDTAGIGTEKQNNWAFDTTQFDDILKRLKVQAVKNSEEEKDDTSMGTVDDATDDQDLVTKATRPQGRYKRRERGKLVNAYSSKDLEGILVKKVEELPQTCPNAETEPESSEESEIELLTEENKASVSSDWWGYKYGFISGGYLGAESKRRKGLQTKSKENVHERIAFHEDDQENLYKLVQDKSTTGKQGLGIKSRPKKIAGCYFEGKKTSFDDSDDEDSGDAAPPLKRKYEDSFSTGTVKSNGQQKVKLRKLCKTILSQVTGESLKLKQLKALIDERTTSVFANYSSKKDALAYLKQKLESSGKFLVEGKRVSLRSKSG; the protein is encoded by the exons ATGGCTGCTCCGGAAGCTCCTGTCTGTTACGTCGGTGTCGCTAGACAATCCGCAGCTTTTCGTCTCATGAAGCAGATG GGATGGGAGGAAGGAGAAGGACTTGGGAAGGACAAGCAAGGGATCAAAGGCCATGTTAGAGTCAAGAATAAACAAGATACTGCCG GAATTGGCACTGAGAAGCAGAACAATTGGGCTTTTGATACCACACAATTTGACGACATCTTGAAGAGACTGAAAGTG CAAGCAGTAAAAAACAGTGAGGAAG AGAAAGATGACACTTCGATGGGAACTGTGGATGATGCAACTGATGATCAGGATCTGGTTACTAAGGCAACACGACCTCAAGGAAG ATacaagagaagagagagaggaaaactTGTCAATGCATACTCTTCTAAGGATCTTGAAGGAATTCTT GTAAAAAAGGTGGAGGAGTTACCACAAACATGTCCTAACGCAGAAACGGAACCAGAGTCGTCAGAGGAATCTGAAATTGAACTTCTCACTGAAG AAAACAAAGCTAGTGTTTCTTCTGATTGGTGGGGGTACAAGTATGGATTTATTTCCGGAGGATATTTGGGTGCTGAATCCAAACGAAGAAAAGGCCTTCAAACCAAAAGCAAGGAGAATGTGCATGAGAGAATTGCCTTTCATGAAGATGATCAAGAGAATCTATACAAGCTTGTCCAA GATAAATCTACAACTGGAAAGCAAGGACTGGGTATTAAGAGTAGACCAAAGAAAATAGCGGGTTGCTActttgaagggaaaaaaacttCCTTTGATGACAGTGATGATGAAGACTCCGGCGATGCTGCACCTCCCTTGAAACGGAAGTATGAAGACTCCTTCAGCACAGGAACAGTAAAATCCAATGGGCAGCAGAAAGTGAAGTTGAGAAAATTGTGTAAAACAATTCTTAGCCAG GTAACTGGGGAATCTTTAAAGCTGAAGCAGCTGAAAGCTTTGATTGATGAACGCACCACTTCAGTTTTTGCCAACTATTCTTCTAAGAAAGATGCACTTGCTTATTTGAAACAGAAG CTTGAGAGCAGTGGGAAGTTTTTGGTAGAGGGTAAAAGAGTGAGTCTACGGTCAAAGAGTGGTTGA
- the LOC101213287 gene encoding DET1- and DDB1-associated protein 1 isoform X3: MGGHPLLICGRLSEHKMIPATYHPTHSRTLPPPDQVINTEAKNILIRHIYQHTEEKSRTKRPAAEHPMPEHGSKQPRASTTNTSN; this comes from the exons ATGGGTGGCCATCCCTTGTTAATTTGCGGTAGATTGAGTGAACAT aAGATGATTCCTGCAACCTATCATCCAACCCACAGTAGGACCCTTCCCCCACCAGATCAAG TTATAAATACTGAGGCCAAAAATATACTTATACGACACATTTATCAGCATACAGAAGAAAAG TCAAGAACAAAGAGACCTGCAGCCGAGCATCCCATGCCCGAGCACGGAAGCAAGCAACCAAGAGCATCTACTACCAACACTTCAAATTGA
- the LOC101213045 gene encoding uncharacterized protein LOC101213045 isoform X1 produces MAAPEAPVCYVGVARQSAAFRLMKQMGWEEGEGLGKDKQGIKGHVRVKNKQDTAGIGTEKQNNWAFDTTQFDDILKRLKVQAVKNSEEAAEKDDTSMGTVDDATDDQDLVTKATRPQGRYKRRERGKLVNAYSSKDLEGILVKKVEELPQTCPNAETEPESSEESEIELLTEENKASVSSDWWGYKYGFISGGYLGAESKRRKGLQTKSKENVHERIAFHEDDQENLYKLVQDKSTTGKQGLGIKSRPKKIAGCYFEGKKTSFDDSDDEDSGDAAPPLKRKYEDSFSTGTVKSNGQQKVKLRKLCKTILSQVTGESLKLKQLKALIDERTTSVFANYSSKKDALAYLKQKLESSGKFLVEGKRVSLRSKSG; encoded by the exons ATGGCTGCTCCGGAAGCTCCTGTCTGTTACGTCGGTGTCGCTAGACAATCCGCAGCTTTTCGTCTCATGAAGCAGATG GGATGGGAGGAAGGAGAAGGACTTGGGAAGGACAAGCAAGGGATCAAAGGCCATGTTAGAGTCAAGAATAAACAAGATACTGCCG GAATTGGCACTGAGAAGCAGAACAATTGGGCTTTTGATACCACACAATTTGACGACATCTTGAAGAGACTGAAAGTG CAAGCAGTAAAAAACAGTGAGGAAG CTGCAGAGAAAGATGACACTTCGATGGGAACTGTGGATGATGCAACTGATGATCAGGATCTGGTTACTAAGGCAACACGACCTCAAGGAAG ATacaagagaagagagagaggaaaactTGTCAATGCATACTCTTCTAAGGATCTTGAAGGAATTCTT GTAAAAAAGGTGGAGGAGTTACCACAAACATGTCCTAACGCAGAAACGGAACCAGAGTCGTCAGAGGAATCTGAAATTGAACTTCTCACTGAAG AAAACAAAGCTAGTGTTTCTTCTGATTGGTGGGGGTACAAGTATGGATTTATTTCCGGAGGATATTTGGGTGCTGAATCCAAACGAAGAAAAGGCCTTCAAACCAAAAGCAAGGAGAATGTGCATGAGAGAATTGCCTTTCATGAAGATGATCAAGAGAATCTATACAAGCTTGTCCAA GATAAATCTACAACTGGAAAGCAAGGACTGGGTATTAAGAGTAGACCAAAGAAAATAGCGGGTTGCTActttgaagggaaaaaaacttCCTTTGATGACAGTGATGATGAAGACTCCGGCGATGCTGCACCTCCCTTGAAACGGAAGTATGAAGACTCCTTCAGCACAGGAACAGTAAAATCCAATGGGCAGCAGAAAGTGAAGTTGAGAAAATTGTGTAAAACAATTCTTAGCCAG GTAACTGGGGAATCTTTAAAGCTGAAGCAGCTGAAAGCTTTGATTGATGAACGCACCACTTCAGTTTTTGCCAACTATTCTTCTAAGAAAGATGCACTTGCTTATTTGAAACAGAAG CTTGAGAGCAGTGGGAAGTTTTTGGTAGAGGGTAAAAGAGTGAGTCTACGGTCAAAGAGTGGTTGA
- the LOC101213287 gene encoding DET1- and DDB1-associated protein 1 isoform X2 yields MGSMLGDLPSYDPHNFSQLRPSDPSTPSMIPATYHPTHSRTLPPPDQVINTEAKNILIRHIYQHTEEKSRTKRPAAEHPMPEHGSKQPRASTTNTSN; encoded by the exons ATGGGGTCTATGCTCGGTGACCTGCCGTCATATGACCCTCACAACTTCAGCCAACTCCGACCCTCTGATCCTTCAACTCCTTCT ATGATTCCTGCAACCTATCATCCAACCCACAGTAGGACCCTTCCCCCACCAGATCAAG TTATAAATACTGAGGCCAAAAATATACTTATACGACACATTTATCAGCATACAGAAGAAAAG TCAAGAACAAAGAGACCTGCAGCCGAGCATCCCATGCCCGAGCACGGAAGCAAGCAACCAAGAGCATCTACTACCAACACTTCAAATTGA
- the LOC101213287 gene encoding DET1- and DDB1-associated protein 1 isoform X4, with product MIPATYHPTHSRTLPPPDQVINTEAKNILIRHIYQHTEEKSRTKRPAAEHPMPEHGSKQPRASTTNTSN from the exons ATGATTCCTGCAACCTATCATCCAACCCACAGTAGGACCCTTCCCCCACCAGATCAAG TTATAAATACTGAGGCCAAAAATATACTTATACGACACATTTATCAGCATACAGAAGAAAAG TCAAGAACAAAGAGACCTGCAGCCGAGCATCCCATGCCCGAGCACGGAAGCAAGCAACCAAGAGCATCTACTACCAACACTTCAAATTGA